From the Streptomyces sp. Sge12 genome, the window ACCCGGTGATCTCGGTCTCCGTGGACCTCCAGGCCAAGTCCGAGGGCGCCAAGATCTCCGAGCAGGGCGCGGCCGCCAACGAGCTGGTCGACCCGAACGGCCCCGCCGGCAAGGCGGGCCTGAAGCCGGGCGATGTCATCACCGAGTTCGGCGGCAAGCCGGTCGACAGCGGCCCGACCCTGATCAGCATGATCTGGACGTACAAGCCCGGCGACACCGTGAAGCTGACCTACCTGCGCGGCGGCAAGCCGACCACGGTCGACATCACGCTCGGCTCCCGGGTCGGCGACAAGTAGCACCAGCGGTCGCGGCGGCGACCCGACGTGGAGGGGCCGTAGGCGGGAATCGCCTACGGCCCCTCCAACGTCCGCTTATGCTTCGGTCGTGTTCGATTCTCGGCACATACGGACCTTTCACGCGGTGGTCGCCTCCGGGTCGTACTCGGCCGCCGCCCGCGTGCTGGGCTACACCCAGCCGGCCATCACCCAGCAGATGAAGGCGCTCGAACGCGCCGTCGGCACCCCGCTGTTCACCCGCGTGGGCCGAAGGATGCAGCTCACCGAGGCGGGCGAGTCCCTCTCCCGGCACGCCGAGACCATCCTCGGCAACCTCTCCGCCGCCGAGGCCCAGCTGAGGGCGTACGCCCGGCTGCGCACCGGCCGGGTCAGGCTGTGCGGCTTCCCCAGCGCCAATGTCACCCTCGTACCCGAAGCCCTGAGCGGCCTGGCCAAGGACCATCCGGGCATACAGGTGGAACTGCTGGAGGGGGAGCCCCCCGAGTCGCTGCGCCGGCTGGAGCGCGGAGAGTGCGACATCACCCTGGCCTTCACCTATCCCGGCCTGCACGAGGCCATTCCGGATGAGGTCGCCGAGGTCAGGCTGCTGGAGGACCAGCTGACGGT encodes:
- a CDS encoding LysR family transcriptional regulator: MFDSRHIRTFHAVVASGSYSAAARVLGYTQPAITQQMKALERAVGTPLFTRVGRRMQLTEAGESLSRHAETILGNLSAAEAQLRAYARLRTGRVRLCGFPSANVTLVPEALSGLAKDHPGIQVELLEGEPPESLRRLERGECDITLAFTYPGLHEAIPDEVAEVRLLEDQLTVLLPTGHPLARRRAVHLADLAEERWIAGCPRCRANLLHECAELGFVPDIRFATDDNLVVQSLVAQGLGVAMMPALVLPSLSLSRVCGRALQPAARRHIAAYVYRDHLRIPATAVVLDALKQVAGNRVGC